Proteins from a single region of Psychrobacter cryohalolentis K5:
- a CDS encoding acetate/propionate family kinase yields the protein MSAGVSTTFDDKHSEASTLTNPTLVLNCGSSSIKYALISEDEGTRITGLAENLGLDTARIKHTTLNGEKLEIAIAGGRHELALQKILELLEQYHFIAVGHRVVHGGREYSEAVRVDAHVLAEVKRLKVLAPLHNPANALGIEAVQAIYPDIPQVVVFDTAFHQTMPPVAFRYPLPKALYSEHKIRRYGFHGTSHAYVSERASHITSATGPHGWLTAHLGNGCSATAVYDGKSLDTSMGLTPLEGLMMGTRSGDVDPSLHIHLKRQLGMSLEEIDKMLNSESGLLGISGLSNDLRTIEQAANEGHEDAKLAIEMFCYRVGKYLASLSCALPDFTGIVFTGGIGENSVTTRTRILEVMRHFGIKVDADKNAGLVGGNEGSFHADDSSIELWVVPTDEECRIAQETRAALGLK from the coding sequence ATGAGCGCTGGCGTAAGCACCACTTTTGATGACAAACATTCTGAAGCATCGACCCTGACCAATCCTACTTTAGTATTGAACTGCGGCTCCTCTTCAATCAAATACGCCTTAATTAGTGAGGATGAAGGTACTCGTATCACAGGTCTTGCCGAAAACTTAGGTCTCGATACTGCCCGTATTAAACACACCACATTAAATGGTGAAAAGTTAGAAATTGCAATCGCTGGTGGTCGTCATGAACTTGCCTTACAGAAAATCCTTGAGCTACTTGAGCAGTATCACTTTATTGCTGTTGGGCATCGAGTGGTACATGGCGGTCGTGAATACTCAGAAGCGGTGCGTGTCGATGCGCATGTGTTAGCAGAAGTCAAACGTCTAAAAGTCCTCGCCCCATTACACAATCCGGCAAACGCACTGGGTATCGAAGCCGTACAAGCAATCTATCCTGATATTCCGCAAGTGGTGGTATTTGATACTGCCTTCCATCAGACCATGCCACCTGTTGCTTTCCGCTATCCGCTACCAAAGGCACTCTATTCAGAACACAAAATTCGTCGTTATGGCTTCCATGGTACCTCGCATGCTTATGTATCAGAACGCGCCAGCCACATTACCAGCGCAACAGGACCACATGGTTGGTTAACTGCGCATTTGGGCAACGGCTGTTCAGCAACGGCTGTCTACGACGGCAAAAGCCTTGATACCAGTATGGGTCTGACCCCGCTTGAAGGTCTTATGATGGGTACGCGTAGTGGTGATGTTGACCCAAGCTTACATATTCATCTCAAGCGCCAACTTGGTATGAGCTTAGAAGAAATCGACAAGATGCTCAATAGTGAAAGTGGTTTACTTGGTATTTCAGGCTTATCGAATGACTTGCGTACCATTGAGCAAGCGGCTAATGAAGGTCATGAAGACGCGAAGCTGGCTATCGAGATGTTCTGCTATCGTGTTGGTAAATACCTTGCCAGCTTAAGCTGCGCGCTCCCTGACTTTACTGGTATTGTCTTTACTGGTGGTATCGGCGAAAACTCTGTGACCACGCGGACGCGTATTTTAGAAGTCATGCGTCATTTTGGCATCAAAGTAGATGCCGATAAGAACGCTGGGTTGGTCGGTGGCAATGAAGGCAGTTTCCATGCTGACGATAGCAGTATTGAGCTGTGGGTTGTCCCAACTGATGAAGAATGCCGTATCGCTCAAGAGACTCGTGCAGCCTTGGGTCTAAAATAA
- a CDS encoding LPS translocon maturation chaperone LptM, with translation MFTTRYTSKPKHSQTVGSAIRHNMYNIMLGTSITIASAALLVGCGQKGDLYLVDAGSKAVRDSTAILDSGSNPQDTAFAKIDSDQQNTENFQLPEPSNDPNDY, from the coding sequence ATGTTTACAACACGATATACCTCAAAACCCAAGCACTCTCAGACAGTGGGCAGCGCCATTCGCCATAATATGTATAACATCATGCTTGGTACGTCGATCACGATAGCTTCAGCGGCATTGTTGGTTGGCTGCGGACAAAAAGGCGATCTATACCTTGTAGACGCTGGTAGTAAAGCAGTGCGAGATAGCACGGCAATATTAGATAGTGGCAGTAATCCACAAGATACCGCCTTTGCTAAGATTGACAGCGACCAACAAAATACAGAGAATTTTCAGCTGCCTGAACCGAGTAACGATCCTAACGATTACTAA